In the Topomyia yanbarensis strain Yona2022 chromosome 3, ASM3024719v1, whole genome shotgun sequence genome, one interval contains:
- the LOC131689562 gene encoding nitric oxide synthase-interacting protein homolog: MTRHARNCTAGAVYTYHEKKKDAESSGFGTSSRRLGKDSVKSFDCCSLTLQPCRNPVITKDGYLFDKEAILTYVITKKKDYTRKMKEYERQVKEDQEEQAEKTNNETKKQLDKFISIEKNIVSSKISNASEDIPSTSGAISNVSLGKRKELPSFWVPSQTPSAKKARIEKPDSKVYCPMSGRPLKVRDLIDVKFTLVKDPSDKKSLIAKENRYMCAVTHDILSNAVPCAVLKTTGDVVTMECVEKIIKKDMIHPLSNEKLAETDIIPLQRGGTGFSTTNDNLQAKEARPALQC; this comes from the exons ATGACTCGCCACGCACGCAACTGTACTGCCGGAGCTGTTTACACCTACCACGAGAAGAAGAAAGATGCGGAATCTTCCGGTTTCGGGACATCGTCACGTCGTCTTGGAAAAGATTCGGTGAAAagttttgattgctgttcgCTGACGCTGCAGCCCTGTCGGAATCCGGTTATCAC GAAGGATGGTTACTTGTTTGATAAGGAAGCAATTTTAACATACGTAATAACAAAAAAGAAAGATTACACCAGGAAAATGAAAGAATACGAGCGTCAGGTAAAGGAGGACCAGGAAGAGCAAGCTGAGAAAACCAATAACGAAACCAAGAAACAGCTGGATAAATTCATTTCGATTGAGAAAAATATTGTCAGTAGTAAGATATCGAATGCTTCAG AAGACATACCCAGCACCAGCGGAGCAATCTCGAACGTGTCACTTGGCAAGCGTAAGGAATTGCCAAGTTTTTGGGTTCCTTCGCAGACTCCGTCAGCAAAGAAAGCGCGCATCGAGAAGCCTGATAGTAAAGTGTACTGCCCCATGTCTGGCCGGCCGTTAAAAGTGCGAGATTTGATTGATGTGAAATTCACTCTAGTCAAAGATCCATCAGACAAGAAGTCATTGATTGCGAAGGAAAACCGTTACATGTGCGCTGTTACCCATGATATCCTGAGTAATGCCGTGCCTTGTGCTGTGTTGAAAACAAC GGGAGATGTAGTTACCATGGAATGTGTggagaaaataattaaaaaggaTATGATTCATCCTTTATCTAATGAGAAACTGGCTGAAACTGATATAATTCCTTTGCAAAGG GGCGGTACTGGTTTCTCGACAACCAATGATAACCTACAAGCAAAGGAGGCAAGACCTGCTTTGCAATGctaa